From Nerophis lumbriciformis linkage group LG13, RoL_Nlum_v2.1, whole genome shotgun sequence, one genomic window encodes:
- the u2af1 gene encoding splicing factor U2AF 35 kDa subunit produces MAEYLASIFGTEKDKVNCSFYFKIGACRHGDRCSRLHNKPTFSQTIALLNIYRNPQNSAQSADGLTCAISDMEMQEHYDEFFEEVFTEMEEKYGEVEEMNVCDNLGDHLVGNVYVKFRCEEDAEKAVIDLNNRWFNGQPIHAELSPVTDFREACCRQYEMGECTRGGFCNFMHLKPISRELRRELYGRRRKGRHRSRSRSRERRSRSRDRDRDRDRGRGGGRDHDRRRSRDRERSGRF; encoded by the exons ATGGCGGAGTACCTGGCGTCGATTTTTGGGACAGAAAAAGACAA AGTAAACTGCTCTTTTTACTTCAAAATCGGTGCCTGTCGACATGGAGACCGCTGTTCTCGATTACACAATAAGCCAACGTTCAGCCAG ACAATTGCGCTCTTGAACATTTACCGCAACCCTCAAAACAGCGCTCAGTCTGCTGATGGCCTCACCT GTGCCATCAGCGACATGGAGATGCAGGAGCACTATGATGAGTTTTTTGAG GAGGTTTTCACAGAGATGGAAGAAAAGTATGGTGAGGTGGAGGAGATGAACGTGTGCGACAACCTCGGGGACCACCTGGTGGGGAATGTGTACGTGAAG TTCCGCTGTGAAGAGGATGCCGAGAAGGCAGTGATCGACCTGAACAACCGGTGGTTTAACGGGCAGCCCATCCATGCGGAGCTCTCCCCTGTCACAGACTTCAGAGAAGCCTGCTGTCGCCAGTATGAAATGGG GGAATGCACCCGAGGTGGTTTCTGCAACTTCATGCATCTGAAGCCTATCTCACGCGAGTTGAGGAGAGAGCTGTATGGACGTCGTAGGAAGGG CCGTCACAGGTCCCGCTCACGCTCCAGGGAACGACGATCCCGCTCGCGGGACAGGGACAGGGATAGAGATAGAGGCCGGGGGGGCGGCCGTGATCACGATAGACGCCGCTCCAGGGACAGAGAGCGCTCGGGACGCTTCTGA